One Vibrio sp. CDRSL-10 TSBA genomic region harbors:
- the ppa gene encoding inorganic diphosphatase, which translates to MSLNNVPAGKSLPDDIYVVIEIPANADPIKYEVDKDSGAVFVDRFMSAPMFYPCNYGYVNHTLSLDGDPVDVLVPTPYPLIPGSVIRCRPVGVLKMTDESGEDAKVVAVPHTKLSKEYDHIQDVNDLPELLKAQITHFFERYKELESGKWVKVDGWEDAASARQEILTSYERAQQK; encoded by the coding sequence ATGAGCTTAAACAATGTGCCAGCAGGCAAATCGCTTCCTGATGATATCTACGTAGTAATCGAGATCCCAGCGAACGCGGATCCAATCAAATACGAAGTAGACAAAGATTCTGGCGCTGTGTTCGTCGATCGTTTCATGTCTGCTCCTATGTTCTACCCATGTAACTACGGTTACGTGAACCACACCCTGTCTCTGGACGGTGACCCGGTAGACGTTCTGGTTCCGACTCCATACCCGCTGATCCCAGGTTCAGTTATCCGCTGCCGTCCGGTTGGCGTACTGAAAATGACTGACGAGTCTGGTGAAGACGCGAAAGTGGTTGCGGTTCCGCACACTAAACTGTCAAAAGAATACGACCACATCCAGGACGTAAACGATCTGCCAGAACTGCTGAAAGCTCAAATCACTCATTTCTTCGAGCGTTACAAAGAGCTTGAATCAGGTAAATGGGTTAAAGTTGACGGTTGGGAAGATGCTGCATCTGCACGTCAAGAAATCCTGACTTCATACGAGCGTGCACAGCAAAAATAA
- the thiB gene encoding thiamine ABC transporter substrate binding subunit — protein sequence MNITHTAVAVATLYSGALLAATPTLTVYTYDSFASEWGPGPAVEKAFEARCGCDLNFVTLEDGVSILNRLRLEGSNTKADVVLGLDDNLMAEAKQTGLLARHAVDTSALTLPNGWHDDTFVPYDYGYFAFVYNKQKLAHPPSSLKELVEQRDDLSVIYQDPRTSTPGQGLLLWMKSVYGDQAGAAWQKLVHKTVTVTKGWSEAYSMFLEGEADMVLSYTTSPAYHLIAEQDDHYAAANFTEGHYMQVEVAAKVKNSPQAKLAAEFLQFMLSDEFQEVIPTHNWMYPATAVTLPDGFATLTVPDKALAFTPEQVAAQRRSWIREWQNALTF from the coding sequence TTGAACATCACTCATACTGCGGTTGCTGTGGCAACCTTATACTCCGGCGCCTTGCTGGCCGCCACACCCACGCTGACCGTCTACACCTACGATTCGTTTGCCTCTGAATGGGGACCGGGTCCGGCGGTGGAAAAAGCCTTTGAAGCCCGCTGCGGCTGCGATCTCAATTTCGTCACGCTGGAAGATGGTGTCTCTATTCTTAACCGTCTGCGCCTGGAAGGCAGTAACACCAAAGCGGATGTGGTACTCGGGCTGGATGACAACCTGATGGCGGAAGCCAAGCAGACCGGTCTGCTGGCCAGACATGCGGTGGATACTTCGGCGCTTACCCTGCCAAACGGCTGGCATGACGATACCTTTGTCCCTTATGACTACGGTTACTTTGCGTTTGTGTATAACAAACAGAAGCTGGCTCATCCGCCATCCAGCCTGAAAGAGCTGGTTGAACAGCGCGATGACCTGAGCGTGATTTATCAGGATCCGCGCACCTCGACACCGGGACAGGGTTTACTGCTGTGGATGAAGTCGGTCTATGGTGATCAGGCCGGGGCTGCGTGGCAGAAGCTGGTCCACAAAACGGTGACAGTGACCAAGGGCTGGTCGGAAGCGTATTCGATGTTTTTAGAGGGTGAAGCCGATATGGTGCTGTCGTACACCACTTCGCCTGCTTATCACCTGATCGCTGAACAAGATGATCATTATGCGGCGGCGAACTTCACTGAAGGCCATTACATGCAGGTTGAGGTGGCGGCGAAAGTCAAAAACTCACCGCAGGCGAAACTGGCCGCTGAGTTTTTGCAATTTATGCTCAGCGATGAGTTCCAGGAAGTGATCCCGACCCATAACTGGATGTATCCGGCCACTGCGGTCACGCTGCCGGACGGTTTTGCAACGCTGACCGTGCCGGACAAGGCGCTGGCCTTCACGCCGGAGCAGGTTGCCGCCCAGCGCAGAAGCTGGATTCGTGAGTGGCAAAACGCGCTGACGTTCTGA
- a CDS encoding gamma-glutamylcyclotransferase: MQHLVFVYGTLRQGESNHHFLSESELLGRFETQPVFALHDLGPYPGLIAGHQSILGEVYRVDDETLAKLDILEDVPVEYRRESLDTPFGTAWIYIYQDTGGLDSLIESGDWCQRI; this comes from the coding sequence GTGCAGCATCTGGTGTTTGTATATGGGACGTTGCGTCAGGGAGAGAGCAATCATCATTTCCTGAGCGAGAGTGAATTGTTGGGACGTTTTGAAACCCAGCCGGTATTTGCCTTGCATGATCTGGGACCGTATCCCGGTCTCATCGCGGGTCATCAGTCGATTCTGGGCGAAGTGTACCGGGTCGATGATGAGACACTGGCTAAGCTGGACATTCTGGAAGATGTGCCGGTTGAATATCGGCGCGAGAGTCTGGACACTCCTTTTGGCACTGCGTGGATTTATATCTATCAGGATACCGGCGGTCTCGACTCGCTGATTGAATCCGGTGACTGGTGTCAGCGGATTTGA